One Cyclopterus lumpus isolate fCycLum1 chromosome 7, fCycLum1.pri, whole genome shotgun sequence DNA window includes the following coding sequences:
- the snx21 gene encoding sorting nexin-21 isoform X1, with protein sequence MASRLFDRLKRSLFKDGQGAGPEQDAACGQEEEEVFKEEGWEAELEEEEKECVSDRLGGTLCFDGEGGGEGGGEGGGEGSGLDSDSDFLGESMEEGLSSTDTSPVGVSPLGSSPSFLLTRQLQDSWRTLRGLGGGSPTSTGRQLADDLLFEVTDASVVQDASSKYVLYTIHVIESGGSDKTPAVITRRYSDFQQLHAALRRNHGDRMERVCFPRKKLRRNFTAETIAKRSRAFEQYLSHLCSLSALRGALCVRQFFYLTDLQTGQLLIRVGRYQEALGPLLNAKRLQHKLGWTSDGDGEARAPPPASSHWFFTLVGLSSCFQEVDQLEEARDHCDDALRVLTPEAEHRSLPLQDKPHPLIEKQDVSQQHVDRPHPLLLPLLRAVVRLSWQTGRDKRQWEELLQQLEEQRAGLVDNQPTIKEFLIKHNLQSEGEA encoded by the exons aTGGCGTCCCGGCTGTTCGACCGTCTGAAGCGCTCCTTGTTCAAAGATGGTCAGGGGGCGGGACCTGAGCAGGACGCTGCATgtggacaggaggaagaggaggtgttTAAAGAGGAAGGCTGGGAggcggagctggaggaggaggagaaggagtgtgTGAGCGATCGGCTTGGTGGGACGCTGTGCTTCGACGGCGAaggaggaggcgaaggaggaggcgaaggaggaggcgaggggtcGGGGCTGGACAGTGACTCCGACTTCCTGGGAGAGTCGATGGAGGAGGGGCTGAGCAGCACAG ACACCAGTCCTGTGGGCGTGTCCCCGCTGGGCTCCTCCCCGTCCTTTCTGCTGACTCGGCAGCTTCAGGACAGCTGGAGGACCCTCCGTGGTCTCGGGGGAGGAAGTCCCACCTCGACCGGGAGGCAGCTGGCGGACGACTTGCTGTTCGAGGTGACGGACGCCAGCGTCGTGCAGGACGCCTCCTCTAAATACGTG CTGTACACCATCCACGTCATTGAGTCCGGCGGCAGCGACAAGACTCCGGCCGTCATCACCCGCCGATACTCCGACTTCCAGCAGCTCCACGCCGCGCTGCGCCGTAACCACGGAGACCGGATGGAGCGCGTCTGCTTCCCGC GAAAGAAGCTGCGCAGGAACTTCACGGCGGAGACGATCGCCAAGCGGAGCCGGGCGTTCGAGCAgtacctgtctcacctgtgttcCCTGTCGGCCCTGCGGGGGGCGCTGTGCGTTCGACAGTTCTTCTACCTGACAGACCTGCAGACCGGACAGCTGTTAATCAG GGTGGGACGTTACCAGGAGGCTTTGGGTCCGCTGCTCAACGCCAAGAGACTGCAACACAAACTGGGCTGGACGAGTGACGGTGACGGCGAGGCTCGGGCTCCGCCTCCGGCCTCCTCCCATTGGTTCTTCACCTTGGTGGGTCTGTCGAGCTGTTTCCAGGAAGTGGACCAGCTGGAGGAAGCCCGCGATCACTGTGACGACGCCCTCCGTGTCCTGACCCCCGAGGCGGAACACAGGTCCCTCCCTCTCCAGGATAAGCCCCACCCACTGATCGAAAAGCAGGACGTGTCGCAGCAGCACGTCGACAGGCCACACCCCCTCCTGTTGCCATTGTTGCGGGCGGTGGTTCGGCTGTCGTGGCAGACGGGGAGGGACAAGCGGCAGTGGGAGGAgcttctgcagcagctggaggagcagagggcggGGCTAGTAGATAATCAGCCAACCATTAAAGAGTTCCTGATCAAACACAATCTGCAGAGCGAGGGGGAGGCctag
- the LOC117733059 gene encoding deoxyribonuclease-1-like isoform X2 — protein sequence MGPLPPRPLPPRRPPPLPRLPPLPRLPPLPRLPPLPLLLSVFSLLVQVTASEFKICAYNVDRFDSEKASDSRALHTVTRIVSRCDICLLQNVVDSGAVATLLVSLNRYDNYSYQSVSSKSLGNSPEDMQQYVFIYRVENVNVTGQHQYQQKKSFVRQPFAVQFQSKKTAIKSFILVPLHSDPSQAVQEIDRLYDVFQEVSQKWNNTNVMFLGDFHASCAYVTRADKKHIRLFSKPSFYWLIRDKVDTTISTDTNCAFDRIVVHGKPFLKAIRPFSAKVFDYVKEFKLPTSKALEVSQNLPVEVTLASSALLLQATPLLILISASAIVQSFLSAL from the exons ATGggccctcttcctcctcgtcctcttcctcctcgtcgtcctcctcctcttcctcgtcttcctcctcttcctcgtcttcctcctcttcctcgtcttcctcctcttcctctgctcctctcggTCTTCAGTCTGTTGGTTCAAGTCACAGCTTCGGAGTTCAAGATCTGCGCCTACAATGTGGATCGATTTGACTCTGAGAAAGCATCGGACTCCAGAGCGCTGCACACTGTGACCCGG attgtgtctcgctgtgacatctgtctcCTGCAGAACGTGGTGGATTCTGGAGCCGTCGCCACTTTGCTGGTTTCTCTCAACAG GTATGACAACTACAGCTACCAGTCCGTGTCCAGTAAGAGTCTGGGAAACTCTCCCGAGGACATGCAGCAGTACGTTTTCATCTACAG GGTGGAGAACGTGAACGTGACGGGGCAGCATCAGTACCAGCAGAAGAAGTCCTTCGTCAGACAGCCGTTCGCCGTTCAGTTCCAAAGCAAGAAAACTG CAATCAAGAGCTTTATTCTGGTTCCTCTGCATTCTGATCCCAGTCAGGCCGTCCAGGAGATCGACCGGCTCTACGACGTCTTTCAAGAAGTCAGCCAGAAATGGAACAACACG aACGTGATGTTTCTGGGAGATTTCCACGCCAGCTGTGCTTACGTGACTCGAGCAGACAAGAAACACATCCGACTGTTCAGCAAGCCGTCTTTCTATTGGCTGATCAGAGACAAGGTGGACACCACCATCTCCACCGACACCAACTGTGCTtttgacag GATCGTGGTTCATGGGAAACCGTTCCTGAAGGCCATCAGGCCGTTCTCTGCCAAAGTCTTCGACTATGTCAAAGAATTCAAACTACCCACGAGCAag GCGCTGGAGGTGAGCCAAAACTTACCTGTGGAGGTGACGCTAGCGAGCTCCGCCCTTCTCCTTCAGGCCACGCCCCTCCTCATACTCATCAGTGCCTCAGCGATCGTCCAGTCCTTCCTGTCCGCTCTGTGA
- the snx21 gene encoding sorting nexin-21 isoform X2, with protein sequence MASRLFDRLKRSLFKDGQGAGPEQDAACGQEEEEVFKEEGWEAELEEEEKECVSDRLGGTLCFDGEGGGEGGGEGGGEGSGLDSDSDFLGESMEEGLSSTDTSPVGVSPLGSSPSFLLTRQLQDSWRTLRGLGGGSPTSTGRQLADDLLFEVTDASVVQDASSKYVLYTIHVIESGGSDKTPAVITRRYSDFQQLHAALRRNHGDRMERVCFPRKKLRRNFTAETIAKRSRAFEQYLSHLCSLSALRGALCVRQFFYLTDLQTGQLLIRRLWVRCSTPRDCNTNWAGRVTVTARLGLRLRPPPIGSSPWWVCRAVSRKWTSWRKPAITVTTPSVS encoded by the exons aTGGCGTCCCGGCTGTTCGACCGTCTGAAGCGCTCCTTGTTCAAAGATGGTCAGGGGGCGGGACCTGAGCAGGACGCTGCATgtggacaggaggaagaggaggtgttTAAAGAGGAAGGCTGGGAggcggagctggaggaggaggagaaggagtgtgTGAGCGATCGGCTTGGTGGGACGCTGTGCTTCGACGGCGAaggaggaggcgaaggaggaggcgaaggaggaggcgaggggtcGGGGCTGGACAGTGACTCCGACTTCCTGGGAGAGTCGATGGAGGAGGGGCTGAGCAGCACAG ACACCAGTCCTGTGGGCGTGTCCCCGCTGGGCTCCTCCCCGTCCTTTCTGCTGACTCGGCAGCTTCAGGACAGCTGGAGGACCCTCCGTGGTCTCGGGGGAGGAAGTCCCACCTCGACCGGGAGGCAGCTGGCGGACGACTTGCTGTTCGAGGTGACGGACGCCAGCGTCGTGCAGGACGCCTCCTCTAAATACGTG CTGTACACCATCCACGTCATTGAGTCCGGCGGCAGCGACAAGACTCCGGCCGTCATCACCCGCCGATACTCCGACTTCCAGCAGCTCCACGCCGCGCTGCGCCGTAACCACGGAGACCGGATGGAGCGCGTCTGCTTCCCGC GAAAGAAGCTGCGCAGGAACTTCACGGCGGAGACGATCGCCAAGCGGAGCCGGGCGTTCGAGCAgtacctgtctcacctgtgttcCCTGTCGGCCCTGCGGGGGGCGCTGTGCGTTCGACAGTTCTTCTACCTGACAGACCTGCAGACCGGACAGCTGTTAATCAG GAGGCTTTGGGTCCGCTGCTCAACGCCAAGAGACTGCAACACAAACTGGGCTGGACGAGTGACGGTGACGGCGAGGCTCGGGCTCCGCCTCCGGCCTCCTCCCATTGGTTCTTCACCTTGGTGGGTCTGTCGAGCTGTTTCCAGGAAGTGGACCAGCTGGAGGAAGCCCGCGATCACTGTGACGACGCCCTCCGTGTCCTGA
- the LOC117733059 gene encoding deoxyribonuclease-1-like isoform X1 has product MGPLPPRPLPPRRPPPLPRLPPLPRLPPLPRLPPLPLLLSVFSLLVQVTASEFKICAYNVDRFDSEKASDSRALHTVTRIVSRCDICLLQNVVDSGAVATLLVSLNRESDRYDNYSYQSVSSKSLGNSPEDMQQYVFIYRVENVNVTGQHQYQQKKSFVRQPFAVQFQSKKTAIKSFILVPLHSDPSQAVQEIDRLYDVFQEVSQKWNNTNVMFLGDFHASCAYVTRADKKHIRLFSKPSFYWLIRDKVDTTISTDTNCAFDRIVVHGKPFLKAIRPFSAKVFDYVKEFKLPTSKALEVSQNLPVEVTLASSALLLQATPLLILISASAIVQSFLSAL; this is encoded by the exons ATGggccctcttcctcctcgtcctcttcctcctcgtcgtcctcctcctcttcctcgtcttcctcctcttcctcgtcttcctcctcttcctcgtcttcctcctcttcctctgctcctctcggTCTTCAGTCTGTTGGTTCAAGTCACAGCTTCGGAGTTCAAGATCTGCGCCTACAATGTGGATCGATTTGACTCTGAGAAAGCATCGGACTCCAGAGCGCTGCACACTGTGACCCGG attgtgtctcgctgtgacatctgtctcCTGCAGAACGTGGTGGATTCTGGAGCCGTCGCCACTTTGCTGGTTTCTCTCAACAG GGAAAGTGACAG GTATGACAACTACAGCTACCAGTCCGTGTCCAGTAAGAGTCTGGGAAACTCTCCCGAGGACATGCAGCAGTACGTTTTCATCTACAG GGTGGAGAACGTGAACGTGACGGGGCAGCATCAGTACCAGCAGAAGAAGTCCTTCGTCAGACAGCCGTTCGCCGTTCAGTTCCAAAGCAAGAAAACTG CAATCAAGAGCTTTATTCTGGTTCCTCTGCATTCTGATCCCAGTCAGGCCGTCCAGGAGATCGACCGGCTCTACGACGTCTTTCAAGAAGTCAGCCAGAAATGGAACAACACG aACGTGATGTTTCTGGGAGATTTCCACGCCAGCTGTGCTTACGTGACTCGAGCAGACAAGAAACACATCCGACTGTTCAGCAAGCCGTCTTTCTATTGGCTGATCAGAGACAAGGTGGACACCACCATCTCCACCGACACCAACTGTGCTtttgacag GATCGTGGTTCATGGGAAACCGTTCCTGAAGGCCATCAGGCCGTTCTCTGCCAAAGTCTTCGACTATGTCAAAGAATTCAAACTACCCACGAGCAag GCGCTGGAGGTGAGCCAAAACTTACCTGTGGAGGTGACGCTAGCGAGCTCCGCCCTTCTCCTTCAGGCCACGCCCCTCCTCATACTCATCAGTGCCTCAGCGATCGTCCAGTCCTTCCTGTCCGCTCTGTGA